A single genomic interval of Arachis duranensis cultivar V14167 chromosome 7, aradu.V14167.gnm2.J7QH, whole genome shotgun sequence harbors:
- the LOC107496670 gene encoding UBP1-associated protein 2B has product MAKKRKVRPSEPEPPKQEQEQEQELQQQQPPHEELTLDQQQSMTIDDAAPQQDQPQNDVAIEEEQNNEGEGEEEAEEEQQQEDQQQQQQGGGETLESQEAQIQQQASGSDSVRAEANGSEQQQEEEDLDLEDEPIEKLLEPFTKEQLHSLVKQAVEKHPDFAETVRQLADVDPAHRKIFVHGLGWDTTAETLTAVFGKYGEIEDCKAVTDKISGKSKGYAFIQFKHRAGARRALKQPQKKIGNRTTSCQLASAGPVPSQQAAAPGAPVVSEYTQRKIFVSNVSAEIDPQKLLEFFKQFGEIEDGPLGIDKQTGKPKGFALFVYKTVESAKKALEEPNKNFEGHTLYCQKAVDGPKGFNKGGFHQQQHHHQQHYQHQSHHHHQGHFHRKDKNKYSAGGPAHGGGGGHLMAPSAPGPAVGGYNPGVPPAAAAQGLNPALGQALTALLANQGAGLGLGNLLGGIGGAPVNQPGPPAGGYGTQPAMGYGNQPGMQPQYQNPQMGQSSGVRPHPGAGAPYMGH; this is encoded by the coding sequence ATGGCTAAGAAGCGAAAGGTTCGACCTTCCGAGCCCGAACCCCCCAAACAAGAGCAAGAGCAAGAGCAAGAGCTTCAACAACAACAGCCACCACACGAAGAACTAACCTTAGATCAACAACAAAGCATGACCATCGATGACGCAGCGCCACAACAAGACCAACCTCAAAACGACGTCGcaatagaagaagaacaaaacaacgaaggagaaggagaagaagaagcagaagaagaacagCAACAGGAGGATcagcagcaacaacagcaaGGAGGAGGAGAAACCCTAGAAAGCCAGGAAGCGCAGATTCAACAGCAGGCTTCGGGTTCGGATTCGGTTCGGGCCGAGGCTAACGGCTCCGAGCAGCAACAGGAAGAGGAGGACCTCGATTTGGAAGACGAGCCAATCGAGAAGCTTCTAGAACCCTTCACGAAGGAGCAGCTACACTCCCTTGTCAAGCAAGCCGTCGAGAAGCACCCCGATTTCGCCGAAACCGTTCGCCAGCTGGCAGATGTGGACCCCGCACACAGGAAGATCTTCGTCCATGGGCTTGGCTGGGACACTACCGCAGAAACCCTAACCGCCGTGTTCGGAAAATACGGCGAAATTGAAGACTGCAAGGCCGTGACGGACAAAATCTCCGGAAAATCGAAGGGATACGCGTTCATCCAATTCAAGCACCGCGCCGGAGCGCGAAGGGCGCTTAAGCAGCCGCAGAAGAAGATTGGGAACAGAACAACTTCGTGTCAGTTGGCCTCTGCGGGACCAGTTCCGTCGCAGCAGGCCGCCGCGCCGGGTGCCCCGGTTGTGTCAGAGTATACACAGAGGAAGATCTTTGTTAGCAATGTGAGTGCGGAGATTGATCCTCAGAAGCTTCTGGAATTCTTCAAGCAGTTCGGGGAGATTGAGGATGGGCCTCTTGGGATTGACAAGCAGACAGGGAAGCCTAAAGGGTTCGCTCTTTTCGTGTACAAAACAGTTGAGAGTGCGAAGAAGGCCTTGGAGGAGCCAAACAAGAACTTTGAAGGGCACACCCTTTATTGCCAGAAGGCTGTTGATGGTCCCAAAGGGTTCAATAAGGGTGGATTTCATCAGCAGCAGCATCACCATCAACAGCACTATCAGCACCAATCACATCACCATCATCAGGGTCACTTTCATAGGAAGGATAAGAACAAGTATTCCGCTGGTGGGCCTGCACATGGCGGTGGTGGTGGTCACTTGATGGCGCCGTCGGCTCCAGGGCCTGCTGTTGGAGGTTACAACCCTGGTGTGCCACCTGCTGCTGCGGCGCAGGGTCTCAACCCTGCACTTGGGCAGGCGCTGACGGCGTTGCTTGCTAATCAGGGTGCCGGATTGGGACTTGGGAACCTGCTTGGAGGGATCGGTGGTGCTCCTGTGAACCAGCCTGGTCCACCTGCTGGTGGATATGGGACTCAGCCAGCTATGGGATATGGGAACCAGCCGGGGATGCAGCCGCAGTACCAGAATCCTCAGATGGGGCAGAGTAGTGGGGTTAGGCCTCACCCCGGTGCTGGCGCACCTTACATGGGTCATTAG
- the LOC110273500 gene encoding zinc finger protein ZAT2-like, whose product MRSHPGREWKGIHPPNDDDNGLMEPVAVSPIPSSSSPSIDISKFEKNTKLIVRLKTRPQHEEDNVVGDDGSSAEKGFQCNICDEYFATIQSLRGHRSNHNKEKKSKSHKNDGDDNEQIRNITEESSEPSSKILREFDLNELPENNNNIDGGS is encoded by the exons ATGAGATCTCATCCTGGAagagaatggaagggtattcaCCCTCCAAATGATGATGATAACGGTTTAATGGAACCTGTGGCGGTTTCACCaataccatcatcatcatcaccttcTATTGATATATCAAAATTCGAG AAGAACACAAAGTTGATAGTAAGACTCAAGACTCGTCCTCAACACGAAGAAGATAATGTCGTCGGCGATGATGGATCCTCAGCCGAGAAAGGATTTCAATGCAACATTTGTGACGAGTATTTTGCAACAATTCAATCTTTAAGAGGACATAGGTCAAACCACaacaaagagaagaaaagcAAGAGTCACAAGAATGATGGTGATGATAATGAACAAATAAGGAATATTACAGAAGAATCAAGTGAACCTAGTTCAAAAATTCTTAGAGAGTTTGATTTGAATGAGCTACctgagaataataataatatagatgGAGGAAGTTAG